In the Chryseobacterium sp. MYb264 genome, one interval contains:
- the typA gene encoding translational GTPase TypA, which produces MQNIRNIAIIAHVDHGKTTLVDKIIHATNIFRENQESGELIMDNNDLERERGITILSKNISVTYKDTKINVIDTPGHADFGGEVERVLKMADGVILLVDAFEGPMPQTRFVLQKALELGLRPLVVINKVDKPNCRPDEVHDQVFDLFFNLEATEEQLDFPTFYGSSKQGWFNTSLEQTDNIMPLLDGILQYVPEPKVTEGNLQMQITSLDFSSFLGRIAIGKVTRGELKESQWIGLAQADGKVVKGKVKELYVFEGLGKKKVTEVGAGDICAVVGFDAFQIGDSFVDLENPEPLERTAIDEPTLNMTFSINNSPFFGKDGKYVTSNHLKERLYKELEKNLALRVQQTDDANTFLVFGRGILHLSVLIETMRREGYEMTIGQPQVILREGENGEKLEPYESLVVDVPEEYASRVIDLATQRKGDLHIMETKGEMQHMEFEIPSRGLIGLRSQMLTATAGEAIMAHRFTEYKPFKGAIPGRSNGVLISKTQGPATEYSIAKLQDRGKFYVDPGEEIYAGMVIGEQNKPGDLVVNIVEAKQLNNMRASGKDKDTGVAPKILFSLEECMEYIQADEAIEVTPNFIRMRKKLLSEEERKRVERGAKA; this is translated from the coding sequence ATGCAAAACATTAGAAATATTGCGATTATCGCACACGTTGACCACGGGAAGACGACTTTGGTTGACAAGATCATTCACGCTACCAATATTTTCAGAGAAAATCAGGAGAGTGGAGAATTAATTATGGATAACAATGATCTTGAAAGAGAAAGAGGGATCACCATCTTATCCAAGAATATTTCTGTTACTTATAAAGACACTAAAATTAACGTAATTGATACTCCTGGTCACGCCGATTTTGGTGGGGAAGTAGAGAGAGTATTGAAAATGGCTGATGGAGTTATTTTGTTGGTGGATGCGTTCGAAGGACCAATGCCACAAACAAGATTCGTACTTCAGAAAGCTTTGGAATTAGGTTTAAGACCATTGGTTGTAATCAACAAAGTAGATAAACCAAACTGTCGTCCGGACGAAGTTCACGATCAGGTATTTGATTTATTCTTCAACCTTGAAGCTACTGAAGAACAATTGGATTTCCCAACGTTCTACGGTTCTTCTAAGCAAGGATGGTTCAACACTTCATTAGAGCAAACTGATAATATTATGCCATTATTGGATGGTATTTTACAATATGTTCCTGAGCCTAAAGTAACTGAAGGTAACCTTCAGATGCAGATTACTTCTCTTGATTTCTCTTCTTTCTTAGGAAGAATTGCTATCGGAAAAGTAACAAGAGGTGAACTTAAAGAATCTCAATGGATCGGTCTTGCACAGGCAGACGGTAAAGTTGTGAAAGGAAAAGTAAAGGAACTTTACGTTTTCGAAGGTTTAGGGAAGAAAAAAGTAACTGAAGTAGGTGCTGGAGATATCTGTGCTGTAGTAGGTTTCGATGCTTTCCAGATCGGAGATTCTTTCGTAGATCTTGAAAACCCTGAGCCATTGGAAAGAACTGCAATTGATGAGCCTACGTTGAACATGACGTTCTCTATCAACAATTCACCTTTCTTCGGTAAAGATGGTAAATATGTAACTTCAAACCACCTTAAAGAAAGACTTTACAAAGAATTAGAGAAAAACTTGGCATTGAGAGTTCAACAAACTGATGATGCAAACACTTTCTTGGTATTCGGTAGAGGTATTCTTCACTTGTCAGTTTTAATTGAAACAATGAGAAGAGAAGGGTATGAGATGACAATTGGTCAGCCACAAGTTATCTTAAGAGAAGGTGAAAATGGTGAGAAGTTGGAGCCGTATGAATCTTTAGTTGTTGACGTTCCTGAAGAGTATGCTTCAAGAGTTATCGACTTGGCAACGCAGAGAAAAGGTGATCTTCACATTATGGAAACTAAAGGGGAGATGCAGCACATGGAATTCGAAATTCCTTCAAGAGGTTTGATCGGATTGCGTTCTCAAATGTTGACAGCTACTGCAGGTGAAGCTATTATGGCACACCGTTTCACAGAATATAAGCCTTTCAAAGGTGCTATTCCTGGAAGAAGTAACGGGGTATTGATTTCTAAAACTCAAGGTCCTGCAACTGAATATTCAATTGCTAAACTACAAGATAGAGGTAAGTTCTATGTTGATCCGGGTGAGGAGATCTATGCAGGTATGGTTATCGGTGAGCAAAACAAGCCGGGTGACTTGGTTGTAAACATCGTAGAAGCAAAACAGTTGAACAACATGAGAGCTTCAGGTAAAGATAAAGATACTGGTGTAGCGCCAAAAATCTTATTCTCTCTTGAAGAATGTATGGAATATATCCAAGCTGATGAAGCGATTGAGGTGACTCCAAACTTCATCCGTATGAGAAAGAAATTACTTTCTGAAGAAGAAAGAAAAAGAGTGGAAAGAGGAGCAAAAGCATAA
- a CDS encoding DcaP family trimeric outer membrane transporter: protein MDKKITQLLVGVGLLSTLQIAAQQNPGQKLPSDSLSIIQSKTSELKKEPAVKVSFYGFIRHDAFYDTRQNIGAGENIVPLYPRDRALDINGVDINDAPKFHMLSVVSRAGINVKGPEVLGAKTNGILEAEFFGATEGGINELRLRHAYVTLDWEKTQLGIGQYWHPMVILDCLPNVVNYSTGSPIFALNRNPQIRLTQKLNDNFKVIAAINSQRDFTPNTAPYRDSGVPSSHLQFQYKSSKFVAGIAGQYEVLRPQLSSGNPPIVNNETVKSFTALAYARVITKPLMISASAMMAQNAASLVMLGGFIGYSAPGTYDLYRTMNTRSAWIDFQQTTDKKVAFGLYAGIVKNRGADDPVEGRTATTYGVTSSWGAVSATPGGRSVDQLWRVVPRVDWSLSKTIKLRFEVENTVAKWGDAQSNGRGIGNEFNARNNRFHLATFFMF, encoded by the coding sequence ATGGATAAAAAGATAACGCAATTATTGGTGGGTGTGGGCTTGCTGTCGACTTTACAGATTGCGGCTCAGCAGAATCCCGGTCAGAAACTTCCATCTGATTCGCTTTCGATCATTCAGTCTAAAACTTCAGAACTTAAAAAAGAACCAGCTGTTAAAGTCAGTTTTTATGGATTTATCAGACATGATGCGTTTTACGATACCAGACAGAATATTGGTGCAGGAGAAAACATTGTTCCGTTATATCCGAGAGATAGAGCATTAGACATCAATGGAGTTGATATTAATGACGCTCCGAAATTTCACATGCTTTCTGTAGTTTCCCGTGCAGGAATTAATGTTAAAGGTCCTGAAGTTTTAGGAGCAAAAACAAACGGTATATTAGAAGCTGAATTTTTTGGTGCGACAGAAGGAGGAATCAATGAATTAAGGCTTCGTCATGCGTACGTTACTTTAGACTGGGAAAAAACACAGTTGGGAATCGGGCAGTATTGGCATCCGATGGTGATTCTCGATTGTCTTCCGAACGTGGTAAACTACAGTACAGGTTCGCCGATTTTTGCTTTAAATAGAAATCCACAGATCCGTTTAACCCAAAAGCTGAATGACAATTTTAAAGTGATCGCAGCAATCAATTCGCAACGTGATTTTACTCCGAATACCGCACCCTATCGAGATAGTGGAGTTCCTTCTTCGCATTTGCAGTTTCAGTATAAATCATCAAAATTTGTAGCGGGTATTGCCGGACAGTATGAAGTGCTAAGACCTCAGTTGTCATCAGGAAATCCACCGATTGTTAATAATGAAACGGTGAAAAGCTTTACAGCTTTAGCTTATGCAAGAGTTATCACAAAACCTCTAATGATAAGTGCTTCTGCGATGATGGCGCAAAATGCAGCCTCACTGGTGATGCTTGGCGGTTTTATCGGCTACTCGGCACCGGGAACCTATGATCTGTACCGGACTATGAATACCAGAAGTGCCTGGATTGACTTTCAGCAGACAACCGATAAAAAAGTAGCTTTCGGATTATATGCCGGAATTGTTAAAAATAGGGGAGCAGATGATCCGGTGGAGGGAAGGACTGCGACAACGTATGGGGTGACTTCCTCATGGGGAGCCGTTTCTGCAACGCCGGGCGGACGAAGTGTCGATCAGCTTTGGCGTGTGGTTCCGAGAGTCGACTGGTCTTTAAGCAAAACCATTAAACTGAGATTTGAGGTTGAAAATACCGTTGCAAAATGGGGTGATGCACAAAGCAACGGACGAGGAATAGGAAATGAATTTAATGCCAGAAACAACCGCTTCCATTTGGCGACCTTCTTTATGTTCTAA
- a CDS encoding MFS transporter, giving the protein MDITTQTPPKNNILTVIIASSAGTLIEWYDMFLAIILAGSLSVNLFPSEGSHFLETLAVVASSFMFRPIGSLIFGNIGDKIGRKYSFLLSLILMGASTFLIGCIPNFGSIGWAAPILLLLCRLMQGLAISGEYAGAVIYVAEHAPANKRGFYTGFIQATVPIGLLVCLSVIFITRSVMTEADFNSFGWRIPFLLSSVLVLLSYFARKKLHESPVFEELKKAGKTSKSPVKEAFTTKGNVKLMLKAIFGGNAAQSSVMQTSLFVTLFFMQRAVKIDDTTVLLITGVVTLFSAYFYQYFGALSDKVGRKKVLISGLVASLILIPVSFYLFMKIGNPDGLKEVHSISIAATLKIMGISFLLSVAGAATYGPLGAFMLEIFPTKIRYTSMGFAQNMGNGFIGGATTFVTEFIKTSFVVSAALTPFIGLVYPMLLVVIAIVVNVLFIPETYRTDLTEQDVNP; this is encoded by the coding sequence ATGGATATTACTACACAAACTCCTCCTAAAAATAACATCCTGACGGTGATTATTGCGTCCTCCGCAGGCACACTTATCGAATGGTATGATATGTTTTTGGCTATTATTCTGGCAGGTTCTCTGTCGGTGAATTTATTTCCGTCCGAAGGCTCTCATTTCTTGGAAACATTGGCTGTTGTGGCTTCGTCATTCATGTTTCGTCCGATTGGTTCGCTTATTTTCGGAAACATCGGAGATAAGATCGGGAGAAAATATTCTTTTCTTTTATCCTTGATTTTAATGGGTGCTTCCACGTTTTTAATTGGCTGTATTCCTAATTTTGGAAGTATCGGCTGGGCGGCCCCGATTTTACTTTTACTCTGCAGATTAATGCAGGGATTAGCAATCAGCGGTGAATATGCAGGAGCCGTGATCTATGTTGCCGAGCATGCTCCGGCGAATAAAAGAGGTTTTTACACCGGATTTATTCAGGCAACGGTTCCTATTGGGCTGTTGGTTTGTCTAAGCGTGATCTTTATAACAAGAAGTGTAATGACAGAAGCCGATTTCAACAGCTTTGGATGGAGAATTCCGTTTTTATTAAGCTCGGTGCTGGTGTTGCTAAGTTATTTCGCAAGAAAAAAACTTCATGAAAGTCCGGTTTTTGAAGAATTAAAGAAAGCAGGAAAAACGAGTAAATCTCCTGTGAAAGAAGCATTTACCACAAAAGGGAACGTAAAGTTAATGCTCAAAGCTATTTTCGGTGGAAATGCTGCGCAAAGTTCTGTGATGCAGACCAGTTTATTCGTGACACTTTTCTTCATGCAGCGTGCCGTGAAAATTGATGATACAACAGTATTGTTGATTACAGGGGTTGTTACCTTATTCAGTGCTTATTTTTACCAGTACTTTGGAGCTTTGAGTGATAAGGTAGGACGTAAAAAAGTACTGATCAGCGGATTGGTTGCTAGTTTAATCTTAATTCCTGTTTCATTTTATCTTTTCATGAAAATAGGAAATCCGGACGGTCTTAAAGAAGTTCATTCCATTAGTATAGCCGCGACCTTGAAAATTATGGGAATCAGCTTTTTGCTTTCTGTAGCGGGAGCAGCAACGTATGGTCCGCTGGGAGCTTTCATGCTGGAGATTTTCCCTACTAAAATTCGTTATACAAGTATGGGATTTGCTCAGAATATGGGAAATGGGTTCATCGGAGGAGCCACAACTTTTGTGACTGAATTTATCAAAACATCATTTGTGGTAAGTGCTGCATTGACCCCTTTTATCGGTTTGGTTTATCCCATGTTGCTCGTGGTAATTGCCATCGTTGTCAATGTTTTATTTATTCCTGAAACTTACAGGACAGATCTTACAGAGCAAGATGTTAATCCCTGA
- the map gene encoding type I methionyl aminopeptidase translates to MSITNETELIGMQKVSEAVAYTLREMTRYAKPGMTTKELDDYGAGILSEFGAQSAPHLTYGFPGCTCISVDDEFCHGIPTHSRILKDGDLINIDVSAELNGFWADNGNSFVIGKDIHQHQKLVNASKEILQKAINHIKGGVKIADIGHLMETEARKKGLKVIKNLGGHGVGRSLHEEPDELLNYRNRYDSRRFRKNSVVAIETFISTTSTLAIELNDGWTMVGNKGGYMAQHEHTLIVTDGKPFILTEMNTIFN, encoded by the coding sequence ATGTCCATTACTAATGAAACCGAATTGATCGGTATGCAAAAAGTGAGTGAGGCGGTAGCTTATACCCTTCGTGAAATGACACGTTATGCGAAGCCGGGGATGACGACCAAGGAACTTGATGACTATGGAGCCGGGATCCTTTCAGAATTCGGTGCGCAATCTGCCCCTCATCTCACTTACGGATTTCCGGGATGTACCTGCATTAGTGTGGATGACGAGTTTTGTCACGGCATACCTACCCATTCAAGGATTTTGAAGGATGGAGATTTAATTAATATCGATGTTTCAGCGGAGCTGAATGGTTTTTGGGCAGACAATGGAAATTCTTTTGTGATAGGAAAGGATATTCACCAGCATCAGAAATTGGTAAACGCTTCTAAAGAAATTTTACAAAAAGCTATTAATCATATAAAAGGGGGCGTAAAGATCGCCGACATAGGCCATCTCATGGAAACAGAAGCCCGAAAGAAAGGTTTAAAAGTAATTAAAAACCTTGGCGGGCATGGTGTTGGGCGAAGTCTTCATGAGGAACCCGATGAACTACTTAATTACAGAAACCGTTATGATTCCCGGAGATTCAGAAAAAACTCCGTAGTAGCCATTGAAACCTTTATCTCTACAACATCTACTCTGGCCATAGAATTAAATGACGGCTGGACTATGGTAGGAAATAAGGGAGGATATATGGCTCAGCATGAACATACCCTCATTGTAACAGACGGTAAACCCTTTATTCTAACAGAAATGAATACTATCTTTAACTAA
- the aroB gene encoding 3-dehydroquinate synthase: MITIVDDNFSQLNGFLHEKSFSKIFILVDENTHEYCLPILLGNMETDLGFEILEIEAGEEMKNIQTANQLWEILTEMRADRKALVINLGGGVITDMGGFVASTYKRGIQFINIPTTLLSMCDASIGGKTGIDLMHYKNMVGTFTFPEKIFVYPQFLETLPFKEVRSGFAEMLKHGLIADRSHWDSLIKIHKLDTEGITPHIQTSMSIKQNVVDLDFHEKNIRKTLNFGHTIGHAVESLCLSQGNPILHGEAVAMGMISETHLSYLEGLISKEDSEMIIENIQKYYPYLDISDFKDEDIFSLLLNDKKNADSKINFSLLTDVGSCNFDHQCSQQNIQKSLDFYRNLDNEQL, from the coding sequence ATGATAACAATTGTAGACGATAATTTCTCTCAGTTAAACGGCTTTCTTCACGAAAAATCCTTCAGCAAAATTTTTATTTTAGTTGATGAAAACACTCATGAATATTGTCTTCCTATCCTTTTGGGAAATATGGAAACGGATCTTGGATTTGAAATTCTGGAGATTGAGGCCGGGGAAGAAATGAAAAATATTCAGACTGCCAATCAGCTTTGGGAAATTCTTACAGAAATGCGGGCGGACCGTAAAGCACTGGTCATTAACCTTGGGGGTGGCGTCATTACAGATATGGGCGGTTTTGTTGCTTCTACTTACAAACGAGGTATTCAGTTCATTAATATTCCGACAACCCTTCTGTCGATGTGTGATGCTTCCATTGGAGGAAAAACCGGAATCGACCTGATGCATTATAAAAATATGGTCGGAACCTTTACCTTTCCCGAAAAAATATTTGTATATCCTCAATTTTTAGAAACCCTTCCTTTTAAAGAAGTGAGAAGCGGATTTGCGGAAATGCTGAAACACGGATTAATTGCCGACAGATCCCACTGGGACAGTTTAATTAAAATTCACAAATTAGATACTGAAGGGATAACTCCCCATATCCAGACCTCAATGAGTATTAAACAAAACGTAGTGGATCTTGATTTTCATGAAAAGAACATCCGTAAAACACTTAATTTCGGACACACCATTGGTCACGCTGTTGAAAGTTTATGCCTGAGCCAGGGAAACCCTATTCTTCACGGAGAAGCAGTAGCCATGGGAATGATTTCGGAAACCCATCTTTCCTATCTCGAAGGTTTGATTTCCAAAGAAGATTCAGAAATGATTATTGAAAACATTCAAAAATATTATCCATATCTTGACATCAGCGATTTTAAAGACGAAGATATTTTCAGTTTATTATTAAATGATAAAAAGAATGCCGACAGCAAGATCAATTTTTCTCTGCTTACGGATGTAGGATCTTGTAATTTTGATCATCAGTGCAGCCAACAGAATATTCAGAAATCTTTAGATTTTTACAGAAATTTAGACAATGAACAGCTTTAA
- a CDS encoding pseudouridine synthase gives MDKKYGKTEQEPFITNSGEGKKSFGKPAPKRGGSRNTFDTRDKYERGSLKYGKRPSGSEERDDKAKSFVQKRRLNKIDKDVHKDTIRLNKFIANSGICSRREADELITQGLVEVNGKVVTEMGYQVQKTDKVVFDGQSITPEKPVYVLLNKPKGYISTTKDDKARKTVMDLVANASPYRVFPVGRLDRSTTGVILLTNDGHMTKKLTHPSFDAKKIYHVTLDKKLTHEDMKLIAEGIRLDEGVAVVDQISFIEGKPKTEVGIEIHIGWNRVIRRIFQRLGYEVEALDRVMFAGLTKKNIKRGHWRILTDQEVNNLKML, from the coding sequence ATGGATAAGAAATATGGAAAAACTGAACAAGAACCATTCATTACGAATTCAGGGGAAGGAAAAAAATCTTTCGGAAAGCCAGCTCCAAAAAGAGGAGGCAGCAGAAATACTTTCGACACCAGAGATAAGTATGAAAGAGGCAGTTTAAAATATGGAAAAAGACCTTCTGGTAGTGAAGAAAGAGATGATAAAGCAAAATCTTTCGTACAGAAAAGAAGATTAAATAAGATTGATAAGGATGTACATAAGGATACCATCCGTCTTAATAAATTTATTGCTAATTCAGGAATTTGCAGCAGAAGAGAAGCTGATGAACTTATCACCCAAGGATTGGTAGAAGTCAACGGGAAGGTAGTAACAGAGATGGGGTATCAGGTTCAGAAAACAGATAAAGTGGTTTTTGACGGACAGAGCATAACTCCGGAAAAGCCCGTATATGTATTGTTAAATAAGCCCAAAGGCTATATTTCTACCACAAAGGATGATAAGGCGAGAAAGACTGTAATGGATCTGGTAGCGAATGCTTCTCCTTACCGTGTTTTTCCTGTAGGAAGGCTGGATCGTTCTACCACAGGGGTTATCTTATTGACCAATGACGGGCATATGACTAAAAAGTTAACACACCCTTCTTTTGACGCAAAGAAGATTTATCATGTGACCCTGGATAAAAAATTAACCCATGAAGACATGAAGCTGATTGCTGAAGGTATCCGTCTGGATGAAGGGGTAGCAGTGGTTGATCAGATTTCTTTCATTGAAGGTAAGCCTAAAACTGAAGTGGGAATTGAGATCCATATCGGATGGAACCGTGTAATCAGAAGAATTTTCCAACGTTTAGGATACGAGGTGGAAGCTCTGGATCGAGTGATGTTCGCTGGATTGACAAAGAAAAATATCAAACGAGGACACTGGAGAATTCTTACAGATCAGGAAGTTAATAATCTTAAGATGCTTTAG
- a CDS encoding GLPGLI family protein, translated as MRKTMLLLGLCIASFYQSQTNRFTYELQYRREASEEYRKELMNLDINPESVKFYDKKFAEYDSVNTSHQQAVSRYSTKTDQVLSRKLNSSKNSQYRDFFEYFVIKTDDDIKWNLSSETQEYNGYKLQKATADFGGRSWIAWFSNDINIKEGPYKFRGLPGLIFIVEDTDKNFIYKLIHNTKLAQTYDSTNFVETHYGKPALATTNAQFNTFIEDFYANPTKDLAEGIKKGEKPSFKNETIESIEELNRKKGMLQKGIKSRYIYIEKDKEPAFR; from the coding sequence ATGAGAAAAACAATGCTTCTTTTAGGGTTGTGTATTGCCTCTTTTTACCAATCGCAAACCAATAGATTCACTTATGAGCTACAATACAGAAGAGAAGCTTCTGAGGAATACCGAAAAGAATTAATGAATCTCGACATCAATCCGGAATCTGTAAAATTTTATGATAAAAAATTCGCGGAGTACGATTCAGTCAACACAAGTCATCAACAGGCTGTCTCGAGGTACAGTACAAAGACCGATCAGGTTCTCAGCCGAAAGCTGAATTCTTCAAAAAACAGTCAGTATCGCGATTTCTTTGAATATTTCGTGATAAAAACCGATGATGATATCAAATGGAATTTATCTTCTGAAACTCAGGAATACAATGGTTATAAATTACAAAAAGCAACTGCCGATTTTGGTGGCAGAAGCTGGATTGCATGGTTCTCAAATGATATCAATATTAAAGAAGGTCCTTACAAGTTCCGCGGACTTCCCGGATTGATATTTATTGTAGAAGATACCGACAAAAACTTTATTTATAAGCTCATCCATAATACAAAACTGGCACAAACTTATGATAGTACAAATTTTGTTGAAACTCATTACGGAAAGCCAGCTTTAGCAACTACGAATGCTCAATTCAATACTTTTATAGAAGATTTTTATGCTAATCCTACTAAAGATCTTGCGGAAGGAATAAAAAAAGGAGAAAAGCCTTCTTTTAAAAATGAAACCATCGAAAGTATTGAGGAACTTAACCGTAAAAAAGGAATGCTTCAGAAAGGTATCAAAAGCAGATATATTTATATAGAAAAAGATAAGGAACCGGCATTCCGGTAA
- a CDS encoding MATE family efflux transporter, producing the protein MNFLNKKYTKECLTLALPVMLTQVGQVSVNLFDNIIVGQLLGADALASVSLGNAVFFSVFVLALGFSFAIPPLVSQAHSQNDHKTINSVFSHGFIINMSVGILLMGLLLLAMPLLYHSGQPAKIIPDTVDFLTIMLISIVPFMAFQTLREVSEGLSYTIGVTKATIIANVINIVLNYVFIKGLWIFPEMGVKGSALASLISRVFMVIFLYFVLLNEKKTKQYIKDFSLKMEVFSKKMFDKMLRLGLPTALQMFFEVTAFAGAAFICGLISAHDIASHQIALSMASFTFNLCIGFSVASTVMIGRKLGEQNFIELRQIGINNLKIAFIFMCICGIVFILGRNILPTFFTKKEEVEVITLASKLMIIAALFQLSDGIQVTALGMLRGLQDVKIPSIYTFIAYWVITIPLGYFLCVTLKMGAFGMWIALGLGLTVSAVMLVKRFLNMSAKRVKQNA; encoded by the coding sequence ATGAACTTTTTAAATAAAAAATATACAAAAGAATGCCTTACTTTGGCTCTTCCTGTGATGTTGACGCAGGTGGGGCAAGTCTCGGTGAATTTATTCGACAATATTATTGTCGGGCAGTTATTAGGAGCAGATGCACTGGCGTCTGTTTCATTGGGAAATGCGGTGTTTTTCTCCGTGTTTGTATTGGCATTGGGATTCTCTTTTGCCATTCCGCCATTGGTTTCTCAGGCGCATTCTCAGAATGATCATAAAACGATCAACTCTGTTTTCAGTCACGGGTTTATCATCAATATGTCGGTTGGGATTTTACTGATGGGTTTATTGCTATTGGCAATGCCACTACTCTATCATTCCGGGCAGCCGGCGAAGATCATACCAGATACGGTAGATTTCCTTACCATTATGCTGATCAGCATTGTGCCTTTCATGGCATTTCAGACATTGAGAGAGGTTTCCGAAGGATTATCTTATACCATCGGAGTTACAAAAGCAACCATTATTGCGAATGTCATCAACATTGTTTTAAACTATGTTTTCATCAAAGGACTTTGGATCTTCCCTGAAATGGGTGTAAAAGGTTCTGCTTTGGCGAGTTTGATTTCCAGAGTTTTCATGGTGATATTCCTGTATTTTGTTTTATTAAATGAAAAGAAAACAAAGCAATACATCAAGGATTTTTCTTTAAAAATGGAGGTTTTCTCCAAAAAAATGTTTGATAAAATGCTGAGATTGGGGTTACCAACCGCTTTACAGATGTTCTTCGAAGTAACCGCTTTTGCAGGAGCTGCTTTTATCTGTGGTTTGATTTCCGCGCACGATATTGCTTCTCACCAGATCGCATTGAGTATGGCTTCATTCACCTTTAATTTATGTATTGGTTTCAGTGTGGCATCAACTGTAATGATCGGAAGAAAACTAGGCGAACAAAACTTCATCGAACTAAGACAAATAGGAATCAACAACTTGAAAATAGCATTCATTTTCATGTGTATTTGTGGTATTGTATTTATTTTAGGAAGAAATATCCTTCCGACTTTCTTTACTAAAAAAGAGGAAGTAGAAGTAATTACATTAGCTTCAAAATTGATGATCATCGCTGCTTTATTCCAGCTTTCAGACGGAATTCAGGTAACAGCTTTGGGTATGCTGAGAGGTTTGCAGGATGTGAAAATTCCTTCTATTTATACCTTTATCGCGTATTGGGTAATTACGATTCCATTAGGTTATTTCCTTTGTGTAACCTTGAAAATGGGAGCTTTCGGAATGTGGATTGCGTTAGGATTAGGATTAACGGTATCTGCAGTAATGCTCGTCAAACGATTTTTAAATATGTCTGCGAAAAGAGTAAAGCAGAATGCATAA
- a CDS encoding sigma-54-dependent transcriptional regulator gives MQKILIVEDEKAISGVLHSILSDELTDYEFVIAEDGLEGYKHIEKEDFALVISDIKMPKLSGTELLKQSMALKPETTFIMISGHADIDSAVSCLKEGAYDFISKPIDINRLITSVKNALAKETLKKENKNLQTENKTLKKKVNKKYQMIGQSAELQKIQDMIEKVAVSDARVLITGPNGAGKELVAHAIHNQSERARGPMVEVNCAAIPSELIESELFGHVKGSFTGAIKDKQGKFEQANGGTIFLDEIGDMSLIAQAKVLRALQESKVSPVGSDKEIKVDVRVLAATNKNMQKEIEAGRFREDLYHRLSVIEIYVPPLDDRKEDIQLLVEHFSGMIADEHGNASKKFDDKAIDALKALSWTGNIRELRNVVERLIILGGSTVSAEDVASFVRK, from the coding sequence ACTGACTATGAATTTGTTATCGCCGAGGACGGCCTGGAAGGTTACAAACATATCGAAAAAGAAGACTTCGCGTTAGTAATTTCCGATATCAAAATGCCTAAACTTTCGGGTACCGAACTTTTAAAGCAAAGCATGGCTTTAAAACCTGAAACCACTTTTATCATGATTTCAGGACACGCAGATATCGATTCTGCAGTTTCTTGTCTTAAAGAAGGTGCGTATGATTTCATTTCCAAGCCGATTGACATCAACCGATTGATTACCAGCGTAAAAAATGCTTTAGCAAAGGAAACTCTGAAGAAAGAAAACAAAAATCTTCAGACTGAAAACAAAACATTAAAGAAAAAAGTCAACAAAAAATACCAGATGATCGGTCAGTCCGCTGAATTACAAAAAATTCAGGATATGATTGAAAAGGTAGCAGTTTCTGATGCCAGAGTTTTAATCACGGGTCCTAACGGAGCCGGAAAAGAACTGGTTGCACATGCGATTCACAATCAAAGTGAAAGAGCAAGAGGCCCAATGGTAGAGGTAAACTGTGCCGCTATTCCGTCTGAACTTATTGAGTCTGAACTTTTCGGCCACGTAAAAGGATCTTTTACAGGAGCAATCAAGGATAAGCAAGGAAAATTTGAGCAGGCTAACGGAGGTACTATTTTCTTAGATGAAATCGGAGATATGAGCTTAATCGCTCAGGCAAAGGTTTTGAGAGCATTACAGGAAAGCAAAGTTTCTCCTGTAGGAAGCGATAAAGAAATAAAAGTTGATGTAAGAGTACTTGCAGCAACCAACAAGAATATGCAGAAAGAAATTGAAGCAGGAAGATTCAGAGAAGACCTTTATCACAGACTTTCTGTAATCGAAATCTACGTTCCGCCATTGGATGACAGAAAAGAAGATATCCAGTTATTGGTAGAGCATTTTTCTGGAATGATCGCTGATGAGCACGGTAATGCATCGAAAAAATTCGACGATAAGGCTATTGATGCGTTAAAAGCATTGTCATGGACTGGAAACATCAGGGAATTGAGAAACGTTGTAGAAAGGTTAATTATTTTAGGAGGAAGTACTGTATCCGCCGAAGACGTTGCAAGTTTTGTAAGGAAATAA